The Phragmites australis chromosome 15, lpPhrAust1.1, whole genome shotgun sequence genome window below encodes:
- the LOC133893459 gene encoding succinate dehydrogenase subunit 3-1, mitochondrial-like, whose amino-acid sequence MEKYHSNTQFASFSDAPFALRGALGSSNSNLKQVKGYTSSPLGAMRPKMSPSGSRPLHTSCPLSAPVANRPLSPHLPLKKPQLSATFSISHRIFGVALGAAIISIPLATKFSLMFGV is encoded by the exons ATGGAGAAGTATCACAGCAACACTCAATTTGCATCCTTCAGTGATGCTCCGTTTGCTCTTCGTG GTGCTCTGGGTAGCTCAAACTCTAATCTTAAGCAAGTTAAGGGTTACACATCCTCTCCCCTAGGTGCTATGCGGCCAAAGATGTCTCCATCCGGAAGCCGACCCCTACACACAAGTTGTCCCCTGTCAGCTCCTGTTGCAAATCGCCCATTGTCGCCCCATCTTCCCTTGAAGAAGCCTCAGCTAAGCGCTACGTTCTCAATCTCGCATCGTATATTTGGTGTTGCATTGGGAGCTGCCATCATATCCATTCCTCTTGCAACCAAGTTTAGCCTCATGTTTGGAGTTTGA